From the genome of Balaenoptera ricei isolate mBalRic1 chromosome 13, mBalRic1.hap2, whole genome shotgun sequence:
AGCCCACACCCCTGGGGAAGGCGGAGGGACAGGGTTGAGACAGGAGGGAGGATGCCCTGGACCATGCcctccatccccatctccatcccaGGGCCAGCGTGGTCAGTGAGTCAGCCCCGGGGCAGAGCCCTTCGGGGAGGGGAGCCGGAGGACTGAGCCTCCAGGGCAGGAGAGAGGACTCAGAACTGCTCactgcccccacctcctcctcccccctccccactctacCGCTGGTGCCCTGGCTGGCCCTGGCAGCCTAGAGGAGAGCGCAGCTGTTTTGCTCAAAGAGCCAGGGCTGCCGGCCTCTGGGCCGAGGATACATGGAGGTGACCAGCTCCAGAGCTCAGCCTCAACAGGGCCACCTGGCATGGCCAGCCATGACCCACCAGCAGAGGCAGCAACCTACAGCATCTGAGTAGGACCTGTGCCACTGACCAAGGCTTCTTTGTGAGAAGGCATGGCCCCATGCCAGGATTTGAGGCTTGGAGAGTGAAACATGGGCTGGATTTCACTCACCCCTTTGGCCAGGCACCTTTACACAGTGACCCTCCTGCACAACTGAATGTGGCAGCCCTGGCCATAGAGACTATCTAGTTCAGGGCTGGCAAACAGATTCTAGCTCTGGTGCCACCTCCTAATGGTAGTGCTGCCTGGACACTGGGTTAAGCAGGATTCTGAGGCTGTATCTGGGCTCAGAGAGAAAAGGTGCCTATTAATTATTAAAGTTGCCACTGGCGTGGGAAGGGGAAGTGCTTCTTATTTGCATTCCTGCTCTAGGCCAGCCCTTTTATACAAacgaggacactgaggcccagttGGGTTATAATTTGCCCAGGGCCACCCAGCAAGTCAGCCCAGAGCCAGACCAGAGCTCAGTCTCTTGATCCCCAGGACTCGCTCCTGCAGCTACACCAGACGCTGCCCATGGGCATGAGAGGAATGTGCCagcccgggggcggggggagagaccctccccctctccccagcccttctTACACCATGAGGAAGCGGGCTCCAGCCTCGCCCTTGGCTTCCGAGTGGCTGGGGTCTTCCCTGTTACAGAGCCCCCAGATGCCCAGGTTGAGGCCCAGCAGGTTACAGACCACCACAAGCAGGACCACAGAGCACAGCACGCAGCCCACAATCCACCTGCCACAGAGAAGGTGGGACGTCACGGAAAGGGCAGTAGTGGGCACAGGAGGGGCTGGTGGAGGACCTAGGGCTGGGTGGGGCCACTACCCCAAGGCTGAGGCTTCAGAAGTGTGACTTCCTATAGGGTCCCCAGGCTCAGATCCCCAGGGCACACAGCCAAGGTGGGGACACGGAGGCCCAACGAGTGAGGGGTCTTGGCTTAAATGGAGGCGGAGACTTAGTATAAGGAGGGTTGATGAGGGCTGGAAATTGGTTCCAGGGTGGCTGAGGAGCTGAGCTGCCCATCCCACCCGCCCCCACGGGTTCCCAGGCACCTGTATTTCTCGTATCTCTGCACCTCCTTCAGGTAGGGGCGGCTGCTCTGTTCCATCTCCTCCAGTGCTTGGCTCCAGCGAGCAGCCGCCTCCCAGCCTGGGAATGCTTCGACCAGTGTCCTCAGCTCTCTAGGCTGCTGGGCCACCACCTTCTTCAGCTCTGCCCAAAGCAGCAGGGGCTTACGGGATGGGGAAGACccccaggggcccagggaggagacGGATGGACAGAAAGAACATCTGAGACGCACAGAGGTGGTTTGCTCTCTGTCCAGGCCCCGCCAGGAGGAcagcctccacccccaccccccactacCCCACCCCTCTCTCAACGAGCCTCGTTggtaggggtgggtgggggggcatCCTAGACAGCCAGCCTGGCCCCCGGGCAGGGCCTCACCTCTGATCACGTCGGCCGTCTGCAAGGCAGCCAGAGCCGGGAGGGCGTTGAAGGTACTGTTCTCCTGCCGGAACCAAATGCAGCTGTGCCTCCTGCTCTCCGCCCGGGTGTCCTAGCTTGGGGGACCCCTGCATCACCAGGTCCAGTGGGAGAGCATCCCCCCTCGGTGCTCCCAGCCCAGGAAATCAAGAAACAGGCTTCCCTTTGCTCTCTTGGTCAATgccttcttctcccctccctcggCCTAGCCTGACTCAGTTCCCCCAAACATTGCTCCTTTCTGTCCCCACCCCTCTTGCTTAGACTATTGCAGTAGACCCCTAGCCATCCTCTTATCTCTCCCAGCCGCTCTGCACAGGACCGCCAGGTCTATTTCCCTAAAGTCCAGCTCCAGTCTATTCTTCCAGCCTCAGGCCCCATTTCCCTCCTCCTGGAACATTCTGCTCTAGTTACCCAGCACGACTGACTCACCGTTTCCCCAACCCCGGCATTTTCCAGGCCCCGGGTCACAGGTGCTGACTCATGCTGCACCTTCCCCCACAGCCCGTCTCCACCCAGGAGAGCCCGCCTGTCGTCTGGGGCTCAGCTTGCGTGCTCGCTCCTTGGCCATCCCAAGACCCCACCCACTGAGGGTACTAGCTCTTCCTTCTGAGCTCCAGGCCTGCCTCCCCCACCAGACCCCGTGCACACAAGGACCAGCATCGCGAGCCTCCAGCCCAGGGTGCCACGTGGTAGGTGAGGCCCTGATGTGACCCAAGTCTTAGGTTCAACTGGGTTCCCACCcccaaaagagaaaaactgaggcCCCTCACATTTGAGTTCCCAGCCAGGTTGCGAAGAAGTCAGGTAGACTGGGGCAGGCACTCACCTCCTGGACCATGCTGGAGAAGTTGGCCTCTGGGACACCTTTCAGCCGCTGCAGGGCGTCATCCACAGAGGGCACCTGAAATGGTTTGAGGGGGTTGTTATGACAAAGTCCACGGAGAGGCCTGGGAGGGGTCCTTGGGGAAGGATGGGGGCAGAGGCCTCTGAATACTCAGTGTCCTCGTGTGCGAGATGGGGACCACCACAGCCCCGAAGGCCCTGCGTGGCAGTGAGAACTCAAGAAGCGAAGTCACATGAGGCTCACGGCACAGCGCGTGGCCCAGGGAAGCTCTCACCCCACTGCCAGGATGACCATCATTAACCCTGGGTgcgtggagaggggaggggcagccCAGGGAAAGGGACCAGGAGTCCGCTTCAGGAAACACCCGGAACAGAGGCTGCCCAGGGATTCCTGGAGCCGCGGGCAGAGCAGCCCCTTTCGCCCCAAGAGGCCTCAGTCCTGGGCCTGCACCTGGCTGAAGTCAGCTCCCAGCTCCAAGGCGTGGGCTCTGTCCAGGGCCTCTGCACAGCCCCGGCAGCCGGGCTCCTGCAGCAGGGCCAGGAGGCGCTCCCGGTGCCCCTGGACAGCCGGCGCCAGGGCCTGCTGCCCCTCCTGAAGTTCCGTGGAGGTGGCGTTCAGGGCTCGGAGCTGGTCCACGGAGACCTGCAGGGCTGCGAGACCCACATTTGGACTGAGTGGTCTCCACTGCTGCAGCATCCTCGGAGACCTTGCAGGAGGCAGAACATCTTTCCCTCCCAAACCCAAGGAACTGGTGGTCCTTAATCTCTGTAGTTATAATGGAAACTGCCCTGGGGCACGTTAAGCCAGGAGTGGGCAAAGGTGCCAGAAGGGATCCTAGGATAAAGCCGTGAGAAAGTCAGGGGTGGGGACCGCTGACTTAGTGTAAGAAATGCAGGGCTGGGCGAGGGCGGGGCCTGCCCCCCAACGACACTCACTCTGGCCCAGGCTGAGCACGGAGGCCAGGACCTCATACACGGTGCTCTTGAGCTGGGTGTGGATCACGTTCCCAATGCTCCTGCTGACACCTGGAGAGCACAAGgcagtctgcagggctggccCCCAGGAGACTAGGGGCCTCCCCACCCAACCATCCTCCTCCCCTGGGTTCCGGAGGGTGGTCTTGCGGCAGAGTGGCCGCCGTGCTCCCCAGCTGGACCCTATCCCCGCCTCTGCGAGGGTGTGCCCAGGTGGAGCCCGGGATGAGGGGATGAGAGGCCTCCCCAAGGCAGGCCTGAGCTGGAACCCTCACCATCCAGTTCCTCCAAGACTTGCTCCTGAGGAAGGGAAAACTGCTGTGCCACGGCCTGCAGCTCCTAGGCAAACACAGGACCGTGAGGCTGCTCTTTCCTGTCACTGGACGCCCCGGCTCCCGTCCCTTCCCCAGCCCTTATTCCCCCACTACCCACCACAACTGGGCCTCCGTCCTGAGAATACCATGGGTGCTGTCATGGATTACAGTGAGTCTCCAGCAGGGGGCAGTCAGGTGCGTGCTGGAAGGGGCACCCTCTCTAATTTGCAGGCTATGCACGAATTTGCAGGACCTACCCTGCTCTGTCCTGCCCATGGCTGGTGCTCATGGGGGGCATGTGCGGGGTTACTTGGTGCTCACCTGGGGGACACCGGAGACCAGACCCCGGAGGCTGAGCAGAGTCTCCGGCAGGGCCTTGGCACTGGGGCCCATCTGCTCATGCGTGCGCTGGTTGGTGACAAAGGCAGTGACCACGCCGATCCTGCAGGgatgggggaagaggaaggggctgGCTGGATGCCCGTGGGCACCTTGGGCCTCGGCCCACGCCTCCCGCCTGAGCTGGGCGCCCCTCACAGCAGCACGAGGGTGGTCAGCAGCAGGAAGGCCACGAGGGTGCCTCGCTCGCAGGCCATTGTCTTGTGCTCCATCTTCACTCGGCCCCCACAGCGCCGGCGGCAGCGGCAGCAACAGAAGCAGAGCCCAGCGGTGGGTACCACCAGGAGGTAGAGGCCGGTGATCACGGCACACACCACGTAGCCTGCCTCATACCGCACCACCTGGGCAGGGCAGCAAGGCGTGAGGGGCTGTCCTGACCCTCCCATCCCAGCCCCCTCCCGCCTGACTCCAGAGGGAAACCCGAGGGGAGGGAGGCAcacgcgggggcggggcggcgggggcaCTATGCACACATCTCGCATCTCCTTTAACTCTTGTGAGGGGCACCGTGTCCTCAGTGTTATTTACCATCCTACAAACAAGGGAACTGAAGTCCAGGGAGGCGAGGGCTCCCTGCAAACCCCACAGCCGCTGAAGGGCAGAGCCGTGGTTAGAAACCAGGTCCGCGGACTGCAGTGCTCACGGAAAAGGGGAAGGGATGCCAGAAACCCCACCCTGGGGCACACCCAGCAAGGTGGGCTGAGCCCAGGAGGCCCTTCTCCTTCTTCGGCCCCTCGTGCTCACCCCTGAACGCCCTCCCCCGGCAGCGCCCCCACTGCTCACCTCATCCGCCTTCACGGAGGATGGCTCATTCAGCAAGGCCTTTATCAGCTCTAGGAAAAGAGTCAAGCTGGGTCTGGGGGCGGCGACTGCCCTGCCCCTGTGTCCACCCCCGCTGCCAGGCAAAGGTGGGCTCTCCGAAGGGGGTCCTCCCACCACCTCGGCACCCTCGGAGAAGGCGGTGTCACCACAGCCCGGAGCCCCTGTGCCTCAGCCGGGCTACAGGAGGCTGTGTCTGCAGGGAGGCCTGGCTCACCCCTCCTCCTGGGCCCCCCAGGTAGGCCCTGCAGCGGGGAAGCCGGCAGCCCGGTTAAAAGCAGCGAAGGGGCCTGGCCTAGCAGCAGCCCTTCCCCTAAGAGGCAGGGGACAGGCTGGGAGCTGTCCTGCCGCCCCTCCCGGTCCTCACAACCACCACGGCGCCACCAGACCCAGAGAAAAAGCTCAACCAGCTCTTGGAGAACTTTGACTGTAACTTCCTCTACCTTAGGACAGAGAAACCGCGGCTCAGAGAGGAAAAggggcttgtccaaggtcacacaggaaggTGATGCCCTGGGTGGCCGGGCCTTCTGGGGAGGAAGATGGGGCGGGGAGTGCTGCGGACCCTGCCCTCCAAGTGCCTGCCGACGGTGGGTGCGCCCCTCGGTGGAGAGGAGATTAGGGTGCAGAGTGGGGACCTAATACCCGCCGAGGCCCGCCCGGGGGAGGGGCGCACTCACCGGCGGGAAGGGGGTTCAGCTGCACCACGGAGAGGAAGCGGCGCACGGTGCCGTAGAGGGGGTCCAGGGGCCCCGGCGCGCGGACGCGAGGGGCCAGCCAGCGGGTCTTGGCCGCCGGGGCGAACGCCAGGCGCTCCGCCGGGCCGAGGGCCCCGCAGTCCGCCGCGCCCGCCCGCcttagggccagggccagggccagcccCAGGCCCAGCAGGGCCGCCAGGAGGCCGGGCGCACGCACCATGGGGTCGGCCGGTGGGCTGCGGGCCGGGCGGACGGGGCTCAGGCGGCCGAGAGTGCGGGCCGCGCACGGGGCAAGCCGTGCATCCTTCACCAGCCTCCGTCCCGCTGCTCTCGAAACCGGCCCGACAGGTTTGGGCTACCTGGGCACCCGCCCGGAGCGCGGCCGGGGCAGGGGcggaggcctgggctgggggtggggtttggggggtggggggcagggcctgGTCCGGACCCGCTCCCAGCGGCCTGGGGTGGGAGCCTGGgcgccctcttccctccccaggtgCTCCTGGGAGGGCTGCCTCCGGAGCTGGGTGGGGAAGGCACCTCAGTATCTCTGGGTTATCTAGGATGACCCAATTTCAGCTATTACATCCTGCGCCCAGACGCAGCCGTCAAATCTGGGGCCTGGGAAAACAACCACCCTGTGAAGGTCTGGCCCAGAGTGCGGCAAGACCAGCCGCCAGGCCCAGGAACCAagctcctcccccagctccctctgAGGCCTGCTCTGTTTCCTGGGGTCATGCCTGTGCCCGTGCCAGGTCATTCTGGAGCACAGAGGCCACAGGGCTTTGTCCAGAGCGGCTCTCTGAGGGGCCACTGAGACGGGCACAATCCTTTGGGAGAGTGAATCCCAGCAAAGCTGTGCCCAGCAATGTCCCATCCAGTCATCAGCTGAAAGAACTATCAGGAATATGCccagagatgaagtgagagagtggcatggacatacagacactaccaaatgtaaaatcgatagctagtgggaagcagccgcatagcacagggatatcagcttggtgatttgtgaccacctagaggggtgggatagggagggtgggagggagggagggatacgcaagagggaagagatatgggaacatatgtatatgtatagctgattcactttgttatacagcagaaactaacacaccattgtaaagcaattctactccaataaagatgttaaaaaaaaaaagaagaaaaaaaaaaaaagaatatgcccaCAGATGTGTCTGCACAGGCCTCTGTTTTGTCAGTGGCTGTAAGCCCAGTACCCAGAGGGTGCCTGTAGCTGAGCAGTCGGGGGAAATATTGCTAAATGGATGGAAGATGTTcctggcagcattattcatgataccGGAAGCAGCCCCGATGGCACTACCGTGAAAAAATTGGTGAAATGACCATCTCACATACTGGGCTGTCATTAAAGAAAGTGATGTGGAAATGGCTCTTCTGACCTGAAAGATGCCCACAGTGTACTAACAAGTGTGAATAGCTGATGACAAATAGCTGAATACATGGAGTGAAGGCATAAAACGATGATCATCTCCGGGTGGAATCATGGGCAATTTTTAATTCTCTTCTGCTCGTCTGTGCTTCCTAATGTGTGTGCAACAAGCATGCAATTACTTGTGTTCAAAGAAGTATTAGAAGTTTGTGAGTTTCCATAGCAGCCCCCATGGGAGCCCTGGAGGGAGAGGCTGGGTCTGTCCCTGCGTCCCCCCAGCTCAGCCCTGGTCTGCGGGGTGTGTGAGGGGCACAGGGGTTTTTGGCTGCTCACGGGAGTCTGCGGTAGGGAAGTGATTTAAGTTTAAGTCACGGCTGGGCCTGCAGCAGAGTGCCCACGCTTCCCACTGCTGCCCTCACAGTTTTCTCAGAGCCGGGGGATAGGAGTACGCAGTTGTGGAAGGAATAGTCCAGTTAATAACGGGGTGCAGACAGGAATCGGAGCCTCATCAAAGGGTGACTCAGAGATGAGGGTCACGGCTGCAGTGGGGAATGGGCTGGGGGTGCCCTAGCTCCTCAGGTCCGGGGCGGGGGGGTGCAGTCCAGGGCCAGCACTTACCCCTGGAGCCCAACCGCAGTCGTGGAGGAAGGCCCCTGACCCCTCCACCCTCTGACTGTGCTGAAAAGCTAGACGCAGGCCGTGCCCACCCCTCACCCTTCCCATCTGACTCACCTGAGCTCAGCAGCTGTGCTGGGGGTATCTCGGCCTCCTGGAAGCTGCCGTCAGGAAGGGCTGGTCTCCCCAGAGCCTGCCTGCGCCTCCGCACTCTCTGCCTCCAATGTGAGCTGTTAGAAGGAATTACTCCCCTGGCCATCACTTTCTATCAATAACTTGAGTCCTGCCACCAGCAGGATGGAAATAGCCCTTTCCCAAGTTGATATAATCCACCTATGTGATTTAGTAACTGCCATTGAggcttttttgtattttctgacTTGGGTGCACCCAAGAGAGTGCAGGAGAGTTGAGGTCCCAGCTTCCTGGGGAGGATTAGAAACCCTTGGAGCTTTGGGAAATAAGCAGCCCAGGCCCCCAGGTCCTGTCTCCCTGCCAAACCCTTCTCAACTATTGTAATTAAGCCAATCAGTTGCTACTGCTATTGTTTTCCTGTGTCTCTAATCAAAGCACTGCACTTTGAAGATAAGCATTGacccaagaaaaaaacaaaacataccaaGCCTCTTTTTTAGCATAGGGCCAGGAGGGTTGATAAAGATACTGAATCTGCCTATTTGACAGGTGGACAAAGTGAGGCATGGAAGAAGGGATTTTCCCGAGGTGGTGGCCAAGCCAGGAGTCTCCTTCCTGAGCCAGATCCTGATGGAACAATCTATCATCAAACTGGCTGGTCAGCCTgagtctcctcccctcccccagccctaacTGGGAGAGCAGGTGGGGCTCAGGGGTCAGCCCTGGGTGCTGGGCAGAGGAGGAGATGAAATGGCTGCTATAATTGAATTCCTTGGAGGAACAGACGGAGCGGACTGTGTGGGGCTGGGCCCCTCGGCAGCAGGGATACCCCCGCAGCAGCCTCCAAGGGCATGGGGCTGGCAGGCAGTGGGGCTGGAGGGTTTCCAGATGTTGGGAAGGGGGTCCAAAGGAGGCTCTGTCCTGCTCCCTCCTTTCAGTCACACCTTTCTGGGCACACCTGCACGTCCCTTCCTCCTGCTACTCCTGGGCCCCGCTACCTTCCATGGAAATTCTTTGGTTGATGTAGGATAAGCTGGCCCTTGTTACCTTGGGAACACTTCCCAGGGCCACTTTCCCACACTTGACTTCAAACATCATCAGAAGTTTGATGGACCCCAAACCCCACAGCCCTGAGGtcagggaggggagagtggaGGTGGAGACCTGGGTGAGGAGAGGGACTCTGCCCTGATTCAGAAAGCAGTTGGGCCCAAGGACACCAGGAGCGGCCCTCTGGGCTACCTCACGCTGCCCGCCCTTGAAACAGAGAGGAGGAGATATCCAGCAAGGAAGCAGCAGATGAGAGGgctggtttttcttctttctggtctCAGGAGTCAATGCTGTGCCCTGGGAATGGGTTGTAAATCAACCCCAGGGACAGATCATCGAGGCTAGAGCACAGCGTTGCCTTAGTCAACGCCCTTTTGATGGCAAGAATCAGAGATCCACTTAGGTCGCTGAAGGACCTGCTGAAGGATTTAAAAAGTGAGCATTTATTATAGGGATACGGGACATTTGAGGACCCCAAGCATgggaggtggagctgggtctcaggAGGGCTTGGGGCTGGAACAGGAAACCCACTGAGTGCCCCCTGCTCTGTCGCAGGGGGTCTCCGGGTGGAAGCCTCCCCCGCTGCATGCTGGCCGGTATCCTCTGCAGACCGACAGGGCAGAGAGGGCCGTGCTGCCAGCCCAAGGCTACCT
Proteins encoded in this window:
- the PROM2 gene encoding prominin-2, with the translated sequence MVRAPGLLAALLGLGLALALALRRAGAADCGALGPAERLAFAPAAKTRWLAPRVRAPGPLDPLYGTVRRFLSVVQLNPLPAELIKALLNEPSSVKADEVVRYEAGYVVCAVITGLYLLVVPTAGLCFCCCRCRRRCGGRVKMEHKTMACERGTLVAFLLLTTLVLLIGVVTAFVTNQRTHEQMGPSAKALPETLLSLRGLVSGVPQELQAVAQQFSLPQEQVLEELDGVSRSIGNVIHTQLKSTVYEVLASVLSLGQTLQVSVDQLRALNATSTELQEGQQALAPAVQGHRERLLALLQEPGCRGCAEALDRAHALELGADFSQVPSVDDALQRLKGVPEANFSSMVQEENSTFNALPALAALQTADVIRELKKVVAQQPRELRTLVEAFPGWEAAARWSQALEEMEQSSRPYLKEVQRYEKYRWIVGCVLCSVVLLVVVCNLLGLNLGIWGLCNREDPSHSEAKGEAGARFLMVGVGFSFLFAAPLILLVFATFLVGGNVQTLVCRSWESGELYEFADTPGNLPSSMNLSQLLGLKKNLSVLLAYQQCKQGAALWTVLQLNDSYDLEKHLDISQYTAKLQQELQKLKVDVKNLDLLSPAARQDLEALQSSGLESIHYPGFLVEIQKPVVNISVEKLAQELERLSQTQGNTVLGQQLQKEAQGLRNLHQEKLLLQQSLVAKLNLSVHALASSAPLLQPETSNVLDRVTHLEGELPTWATRILKNESECFLTREMGYFSQYVAWVREEVTQRIATCQPLSGALDNGRVILCDMAADPWNAFWFCLGWCTFLLIPSIIFAVKTSKYFRPIRKRLSSASSEETQLFHIPRVTSLKL